A single Thermosynechococcus vestitus BP-1 DNA region contains:
- a CDS encoding DHH family phosphoesterase, producing MQSPYPLEVSDPAASDLGSTHSELNGNALVKSETSRTELVKAEVRLSDPRAEALRQMLERHRGTRHLIILQDFPDPDALSSAWTYKLIAEQFEIQCDIAYAGALSHQENITLVRLTGMPLVRWAVQGAKNKDQRDCSCYQGYVLIDNQGTTSQLLPMVQEAGLPAIAIIDHHSLQETIQAEFTDIRPTTRATATIFTQYLQAGLLTLDSSNPVHVKCATALMHGLRSDTDCLKQAKEEDFLAAAFLSRFIDYQLLNTILQSHRSKQVMDVIERSLKNRSIHNNFSISGVGYIRYEDRDAIPQAADFLVTEENVHTAVVYGLVHDEDEEVELIIGSLRTTKITLDPDEFIKEAFGKDSQGRFFGGGRSQAGGFEIPVGFLSGLNENPEYAKLKWSVYDTQIKQKLLHLVNPKNNVLHGTE from the coding sequence ATGCAATCTCCCTATCCGCTTGAAGTCAGTGACCCCGCTGCCAGTGACCTCGGTTCCACCCATTCTGAACTGAATGGTAACGCACTGGTCAAATCGGAGACGAGCAGAACAGAGTTGGTGAAGGCGGAAGTTCGCCTCAGTGACCCCCGTGCCGAAGCACTGCGGCAAATGCTAGAACGCCATCGTGGGACGCGTCACTTGATTATTCTCCAAGATTTTCCTGACCCTGATGCCCTCTCTTCGGCATGGACCTATAAGCTGATTGCTGAGCAATTTGAGATTCAGTGCGATATTGCCTACGCCGGCGCCCTCAGCCATCAGGAGAATATTACCCTCGTGCGGCTGACGGGGATGCCCCTTGTCCGCTGGGCAGTGCAGGGAGCTAAAAATAAAGATCAGCGGGACTGTAGCTGCTACCAAGGCTATGTCCTCATTGACAACCAAGGGACCACCAGTCAATTGCTACCAATGGTGCAGGAGGCCGGGCTGCCAGCGATCGCCATCATTGATCACCACAGTCTCCAAGAAACGATTCAAGCCGAGTTTACAGATATTCGGCCAACGACCCGCGCCACCGCCACCATCTTTACCCAATACCTGCAAGCAGGGCTCCTCACTCTCGACAGTAGCAACCCGGTCCATGTGAAATGTGCCACGGCTCTGATGCATGGCCTGCGCTCCGACACCGATTGCCTCAAACAAGCCAAAGAAGAGGACTTTCTTGCAGCCGCCTTTCTGAGTCGCTTCATTGACTATCAACTGCTGAACACCATTTTGCAGTCCCACCGCTCGAAGCAGGTGATGGATGTCATCGAGCGATCGCTGAAAAACCGCTCTATTCACAACAATTTCTCCATTTCTGGTGTGGGCTACATCCGCTACGAAGACCGCGATGCCATTCCCCAAGCAGCAGATTTTCTGGTGACCGAAGAGAACGTCCACACTGCCGTTGTCTATGGCCTTGTCCACGACGAAGATGAAGAGGTGGAACTGATTATTGGCTCGCTGCGCACAACAAAAATTACCCTTGACCCCGATGAGTTTATCAAAGAGGCCTTTGGTAAGGATAGTCAAGGGCGCTTCTTTGGTGGGGGTCGCTCCCAAGCCGGCGGTTTTGAAATTCCCGTGGGCTTTTTGTCGGGGCTCAATGAGAATCCAGAATACGCTAAACTCAAGTGGAGCGTTTACGATACACAGATTAAGCAGAAGCTCCTCCACCTCGTCAATCCGAAGAACAATGTCCTCCACGGTACGGAGTGA
- a CDS encoding response regulator transcription factor — MTAKLLLVDDEPGVREAVSAYLEDSGFEVTAVANAQAALEYLETHVPDVIITDIMMPQMDGYAFLETVRQQPHLSHIPVIFLTARGMTRDRIQGYDAGCDAYLAKPFDPDELVAIIKNLLRRQAAARDEAEPNLAELAQQIAELRAMLVQQGKRHPTAPPIQLDLTPREASVLQLVVKGLMNKEIASQLNTSVRNIEKYVSRLFVKTGTSSRTELVRFALEHGLAD; from the coding sequence ATGACGGCAAAATTACTGCTGGTGGATGATGAACCGGGGGTGCGGGAAGCGGTGAGCGCCTACTTAGAGGACAGTGGCTTTGAGGTGACAGCGGTGGCCAATGCTCAAGCCGCCCTAGAGTATCTAGAAACCCATGTGCCGGACGTCATTATTACCGACATTATGATGCCGCAAATGGATGGCTATGCCTTTTTGGAAACAGTGCGCCAACAGCCCCATCTCAGTCATATTCCGGTGATTTTCCTGACCGCTCGAGGCATGACGCGCGATCGCATCCAAGGCTATGATGCTGGCTGTGATGCGTACCTCGCCAAACCCTTTGACCCCGACGAACTGGTGGCCATTATTAAAAATCTGCTGCGGCGCCAAGCGGCTGCTCGCGATGAAGCCGAGCCTAATCTGGCGGAACTAGCCCAACAAATTGCTGAGCTGCGGGCAATGCTCGTCCAACAGGGGAAACGCCATCCCACTGCTCCCCCGATTCAACTGGATCTGACTCCCCGCGAAGCCAGTGTCCTCCAACTGGTGGTCAAGGGTCTAATGAATAAGGAAATTGCTAGCCAGCTGAATACCAGTGTTCGCAATATTGAAAAGTATGTGAGTCGCCTCTTTGTGAAGACAGGTACAAGTAGCCGCACAGAACTCGTGCGCTTTGCCCTTGAACATGGCTTGGCTGACTAG
- a CDS encoding DUF2103 domain-containing protein — translation MAATTGRVVLNHSTHIEGLIPVLEKLAKVAGISTLTPGVIAPVKGKSPHLHLRVSVPIKGGFKVIARRGKTVQEVFVITQLSEAELKAAIDAVLASK, via the coding sequence ATGGCAGCAACAACAGGTCGGGTTGTCCTGAATCACTCTACTCACATCGAAGGCCTGATTCCCGTCTTGGAAAAATTAGCCAAGGTGGCGGGAATTAGTACACTGACGCCCGGCGTCATTGCTCCTGTCAAAGGTAAATCCCCCCATCTGCATCTACGGGTTTCGGTGCCCATCAAAGGCGGGTTTAAGGTGATTGCCCGCCGCGGCAAAACCGTGCAGGAAGTTTTTGTTATCACCCAGCTGAGTGAAGCTGAATTGAAAGCGGCCATTGATGCCGTGCTGGCCTCCAAATAA
- a CDS encoding nuclear transport factor 2 family protein, producing the protein MTHLVQGSPIPTIDEPTLIAYFAALNDERYEDVAGLFAEEGVLYPPFEEPVIGRRAIAHYLHLEAVGMRAEPRTGELLTTEGTERRYRLVGNAQLPLFRVNVAWQFGLNPGNQITFVKVDLLATLEELLNYQPLRQQR; encoded by the coding sequence ATGACTCATCTTGTTCAAGGGAGCCCCATTCCCACCATTGACGAACCGACGCTGATTGCCTATTTTGCTGCCCTCAATGATGAACGCTACGAGGATGTGGCGGGCCTGTTTGCTGAGGAGGGCGTTCTCTATCCACCCTTTGAAGAGCCCGTCATTGGCCGGCGGGCGATCGCCCATTATCTCCACCTGGAAGCCGTGGGTATGCGAGCAGAACCCCGCACAGGAGAACTCCTGACCACAGAAGGCACAGAACGTCGCTACCGCCTCGTGGGTAACGCTCAACTTCCCCTCTTTAGGGTCAATGTCGCTTGGCAATTTGGCCTCAACCCTGGGAATCAGATCACCTTTGTGAAAGTGGATTTGCTAGCAACCTTGGAGGAACTCCTCAACTATCAGCCTCTGCGTCAGCAGCGCTAG
- a CDS encoding ABC transporter permease, translated as MLKSIGQGLGNETSRLILRRLGEALITLLLASALSFAIMQLAPGNYLDNLKADPQISLERLQELERQFGLDKSPVEQYFRWLWQMIRYGNFGTSFVYQRSVASLLWERVPATLLLSLSSILLTWGLAIPLGIWAAVTQDRWSDRLLRVISYIGQGFPSFITALLLLFLAQSTPLFPVGGMTSLFYDDLPWWGKILDIGWHLILPSVALTLTSFAGLQRLMRGNLLDVLRQNYIQTARAKGLPESRVIYVHALRNAVNPLITLLGFEFANLLSGAFIAEFFFNWPGLGRLILQAVTAQDIYVVMASLMMGAVMLIVGNLLADLLLKWADPRIR; from the coding sequence ATGCTCAAATCCATTGGCCAAGGCCTTGGGAACGAAACGAGCCGCCTGATTTTGCGCCGCTTGGGGGAGGCCCTGATCACGCTGCTATTGGCCTCGGCGCTCAGTTTTGCCATTATGCAACTGGCACCGGGGAACTATCTCGACAATCTTAAGGCAGATCCGCAGATTTCTTTGGAACGTTTGCAGGAGCTGGAGCGGCAATTTGGCCTCGACAAGTCACCTGTAGAGCAATACTTTCGCTGGCTGTGGCAGATGATTCGCTACGGCAACTTTGGTACCAGTTTTGTTTATCAGCGATCGGTGGCCTCCCTATTGTGGGAGCGAGTACCTGCCACCCTTCTCCTCTCCTTGAGTTCGATTCTGCTGACCTGGGGCTTAGCCATTCCTTTAGGGATTTGGGCAGCGGTAACCCAGGATCGTTGGAGCGATCGCCTGCTGCGGGTCATCAGCTACATTGGCCAGGGGTTTCCTAGCTTCATTACCGCCCTTCTGCTGCTCTTTCTTGCCCAAAGTACCCCCTTGTTTCCAGTGGGGGGGATGACCAGCCTGTTTTACGATGATCTTCCCTGGTGGGGCAAAATCCTCGACATTGGCTGGCACCTGATTTTGCCGAGTGTGGCCCTCACCCTCACGAGCTTTGCCGGCCTCCAGCGACTCATGCGGGGAAATTTACTGGATGTGCTGCGCCAAAACTACATCCAAACCGCCCGCGCCAAGGGACTGCCAGAATCACGGGTCATTTATGTCCATGCCCTGCGCAATGCCGTGAACCCCCTGATCACGCTCTTGGGGTTTGAATTTGCCAACCTCCTCAGTGGTGCCTTTATTGCCGAGTTTTTCTTTAACTGGCCGGGTCTTGGTCGCCTGATTTTACAGGCAGTGACGGCTCAAGACATTTATGTGGTCATGGCCAGTCTGATGATGGGGGCAGTGATGCTGATTGTCGGCAACCTACTGGCAGATTTACTCCTTAAGTGGGCTGACCCGCGGATTAGGTAG
- the sixA gene encoding phosphohistidine phosphatase SixA: MTELTVFFFRHGIAVERETFAGSESDRPLTAKGEKKTQQIAQRLLNLGIEAELILASPLVRARQTAEILLEVGIAPELIISDLLAPSGSLQEWLRWLSHWRQEHEGALMAVGHEPNLSHWTELLICGKALGHIELKKAGIIGLKIPETDPLGNSQLFWLTSPKLLLNSRGLA, from the coding sequence ATGACGGAGCTAACAGTCTTTTTTTTCCGCCACGGAATTGCGGTCGAACGGGAGACGTTTGCAGGTAGTGAGAGCGATCGCCCCCTAACGGCCAAAGGCGAAAAGAAAACCCAGCAGATTGCGCAGCGGTTACTCAATTTAGGCATTGAGGCAGAACTCATTCTCGCCTCCCCACTGGTGCGGGCACGGCAAACGGCAGAAATTCTCCTTGAAGTGGGGATTGCTCCCGAGCTGATCATTTCTGACCTGCTAGCTCCCAGTGGCAGCTTGCAAGAATGGCTCCGTTGGCTCAGCCACTGGCGTCAAGAACATGAGGGCGCCCTAATGGCGGTGGGTCATGAACCCAATCTCAGCCACTGGACAGAACTTCTCATCTGTGGCAAAGCCTTGGGACACATCGAACTCAAAAAGGCAGGCATCATTGGCTTAAAGATTCCGGAAACTGATCCCCTTGGTAATAGTCAACTCTTTTGGCTGACGTCTCCCAAGTTGTTGCTCAATAGCCGTGGCCTTGCCTGA
- a CDS encoding ChaN family lipoprotein — protein MASPLGQRLGQWRSLHPWPPLVLTLAIALFFVGTPSSKAQQVWRGTEAVTLQQAYGEWQRQHILYLGETHDSVADHAAQLLILQELQRRRPLAIALEMIQRPFQAALDAYIRGEITEMELLVQTQYAQRWGFPWSLYAPIFRFAKEQQIPLIALNTPTEVTRQVARQGLESLGEEDFRYIPPLADMDLSNTAYRDRLQEIFMAAHQGLSHSMNFEFFYQAQVLWDETMAKVIAQHHQQHPDRLIVVLTGRGHVYFGDGIPQRVQRRLSPNLRQAIILLNPTATEKAKPHIADWFWQSDPP, from the coding sequence TTGGCATCCCCCCTTGGACAGCGGTTAGGGCAGTGGCGATCGCTCCATCCTTGGCCGCCTTTAGTCCTTACCCTGGCGATCGCCCTCTTTTTTGTAGGAACCCCCAGCAGCAAAGCGCAGCAGGTGTGGCGAGGCACCGAAGCAGTCACCCTACAGCAAGCCTATGGCGAGTGGCAGCGGCAGCACATCCTCTACCTCGGTGAAACCCATGACAGCGTTGCTGACCATGCGGCACAGTTGTTGATTTTGCAGGAATTGCAGCGGCGGCGCCCCCTGGCGATCGCCCTAGAAATGATTCAGCGTCCCTTTCAAGCCGCCCTGGATGCCTACATTCGCGGTGAAATTACAGAGATGGAATTGCTGGTGCAAACCCAATATGCCCAGCGCTGGGGCTTTCCTTGGTCACTGTATGCACCGATTTTTCGCTTTGCCAAGGAGCAGCAGATTCCCCTGATTGCCTTGAACACGCCCACCGAAGTCACTCGGCAAGTGGCACGCCAAGGCCTAGAGAGCCTAGGGGAAGAGGATTTTCGCTATATTCCGCCCCTGGCAGATATGGACTTGAGTAACACCGCCTATCGCGATCGCCTGCAGGAAATTTTTATGGCTGCCCATCAAGGGCTAAGCCACAGTATGAATTTTGAGTTCTTTTACCAAGCCCAAGTCCTTTGGGATGAAACAATGGCCAAAGTCATTGCTCAACATCATCAGCAGCATCCCGATCGCCTGATTGTGGTGCTGACGGGGCGGGGCCATGTTTATTTTGGCGATGGCATTCCCCAACGGGTACAGCGACGGCTCTCCCCCAACCTCCGCCAAGCAATTATCCTCCTCAATCCCACAGCAACCGAAAAAGCCAAACCCCACATTGCCGACTGGTTCTGGCAAAGCGATCCCCCCTAG
- a CDS encoding orange carotenoid protein N-terminal domain-containing protein, translating into MTYTSDTRFTPSTLATAVEEVTTLFNCLSVDDKLGLLWFIYTETGRSITAAAPGTARLQLAEGLLNQVKALSFDEQLQFMRDLVANVDTPLTRAYGVFSPNTKLGFWYQLAELMKQGFVVPVPPGYTLSRDANRVFEAIKALDFGQQITVLRNAVVAMGVDPLAV; encoded by the coding sequence ATGACCTACACCAGCGATACTCGTTTCACTCCCTCAACACTAGCCACAGCCGTTGAAGAGGTCACCACTCTGTTCAACTGCCTGAGCGTGGATGACAAACTAGGACTGCTGTGGTTCATCTACACTGAAACGGGTCGTTCAATTACAGCCGCCGCCCCCGGTACCGCTCGCCTACAGCTGGCGGAAGGGCTGCTTAATCAGGTCAAAGCCCTCAGTTTTGATGAGCAACTCCAATTCATGCGTGACTTGGTGGCCAATGTGGACACCCCTCTTACCCGTGCCTACGGTGTCTTTAGCCCCAACACCAAGCTCGGCTTCTGGTACCAACTGGCAGAACTGATGAAACAGGGGTTTGTGGTACCTGTGCCCCCCGGTTATACCCTTAGCCGCGATGCTAATCGCGTGTTTGAGGCCATCAAAGCCCTTGACTTTGGTCAACAGATTACCGTCCTGCGGAATGCAGTGGTCGCCATGGGTGTGGATCCCCTTGCCGTCTAG
- a CDS encoding 5-(carboxyamino)imidazole ribonucleotide synthase, with product MDKITRIGVIGGGQLAWMLALAAKEMGLSLWVQTPAATDPAVAVADGVCYGAIADGATTAQLAEHVDVITFENEFVDLERLQHLEQQGVCFYPRLATLAPLLNKYQQRRFLQALGIPVPAFTYLGDRPPSFPCVIKACRHGYDGQGTFVITDEQAWQQFQQRWPEIPPQGFLVEAFVPYVKELAIMAARSPQGEIALYPVVETQQVAAICRWVMAPAPIAPQVSEQIQQMARQILTALDGVGIFGIEFFLTATGEVLVNEIAPRTHNSGHYTIDACVTSQFQQHLRAISGQPLGSPDMRVSAAVMVNLLGLAEPQVDYGAKCQALAALPHANLHWYGKSQTYAGRKLGHITVLLEDPAAAMGIIQEIEAIWYSTPVAV from the coding sequence GTGGATAAAATAACGCGGATTGGTGTCATTGGTGGTGGCCAGTTGGCTTGGATGCTGGCCCTGGCGGCCAAGGAAATGGGACTTTCCCTGTGGGTACAAACCCCTGCAGCAACGGATCCCGCCGTCGCGGTTGCCGATGGCGTGTGCTATGGGGCGATCGCCGATGGGGCGACCACAGCCCAACTGGCTGAGCACGTTGATGTGATTACCTTTGAGAATGAGTTTGTTGATCTGGAGCGACTCCAGCACCTTGAGCAGCAGGGAGTTTGTTTTTATCCTCGCTTGGCTACTTTGGCTCCCCTCCTGAACAAATACCAGCAGCGGCGCTTCTTACAGGCCCTGGGGATTCCTGTACCAGCGTTCACCTATTTGGGGGATCGCCCCCCCAGCTTTCCCTGTGTGATTAAAGCCTGTCGCCATGGCTACGACGGCCAAGGGACGTTTGTCATTACCGATGAGCAGGCCTGGCAGCAGTTTCAGCAACGCTGGCCAGAAATTCCGCCCCAAGGGTTTTTGGTGGAAGCCTTTGTGCCCTATGTCAAAGAACTGGCAATCATGGCAGCGCGATCGCCCCAAGGGGAGATTGCCCTTTATCCGGTGGTGGAAACGCAGCAGGTGGCTGCCATCTGTCGCTGGGTGATGGCCCCTGCCCCTATTGCCCCCCAAGTCAGTGAGCAAATTCAGCAGATGGCCCGCCAAATCCTGACGGCCCTTGATGGCGTAGGTATCTTTGGCATTGAGTTTTTCCTCACGGCCACGGGGGAAGTACTGGTGAATGAAATTGCCCCCCGCACCCATAATTCCGGACACTACACCATTGATGCCTGTGTCACGAGTCAATTTCAGCAGCATTTGCGCGCCATTAGTGGCCAGCCCTTAGGCAGTCCTGACATGCGGGTAAGCGCAGCCGTCATGGTCAATCTCCTTGGCTTAGCCGAGCCGCAGGTTGACTATGGAGCAAAATGTCAGGCCTTGGCGGCTCTCCCCCACGCGAACCTGCACTGGTATGGTAAAAGTCAAACCTATGCCGGTCGCAAGTTGGGGCATATCACCGTTCTTTTGGAGGACCCAGCGGCAGCAATGGGAATCATCCAGGAAATTGAAGCCATCTGGTATAGTACGCCTGTTGCGGTGTGA